In Musa acuminata AAA Group cultivar baxijiao chromosome BXJ3-9, Cavendish_Baxijiao_AAA, whole genome shotgun sequence, a single genomic region encodes these proteins:
- the LOC135649408 gene encoding protein MIZU-KUSSEI 1-like — protein MPSLTETPGVMSLLRHATEGRRSKTGGGGVFKMFKLLPMLSSGCKMVALLGRPSKTLLADKAIAVTFFGYRRGRVSLAIQEDPRSPPFFLIELPMLTSSLHKEMASGLVKIALESETRTIKKKLVEEYVWAVYCNGRKSGYSIRRKQVSDEERHVMQLLRGVSMGAGVLPCLSEKDAADGELTYMRARFERVVGSKDSESLYMINPDGSGGAELSIFLVRLK, from the coding sequence ATGCCATCACTGACAGAGACACCAGGAGTGATGTCACTGCTCCGGCACGCCACCGAAGGCCGCCGGTCCAAAACGGGCGGCGGAGGGGTCTTCAAAATGTTCAAGCTGCTCCCCATGTTGAGCTCTGGTTGCAAGATGGTGGCGCTGTTGGGCAGGCCCAGCAAGACATTGCTGGCCGACAAGGCGATCGCGGTCACCTTCTTCGGGTACCGGCGGGGAAGGGTCAGCCTGGCCATCCAGGAGGATCCGAGGTCACCTCCCTTCTTCCTCATCGAGCTGCCCATGCTCACCAGCTCTCTCCACAAGGAGATGGCCTCCGGCTTGGTCAAGATCGCGCTGGAGAGCGAGACCCGGACCATCAAGAAGAAGCTGGTGGAGGAGTACGTGTGGGCCGTGTACTGCAACGGCCGGAAGTCGGGGTACTCGATAAGGCGGAAGCAGGTGTCCGACGAGGAGCGGCACGTAATGCAGCTGCTGAGGGGGGTGTCGATGGGCGCCGGCGTCCTGCCCTGCCTCTCCGAGAAGGACGCGGCCGACGGGGAGTTGACGTACATGAGGGCGCGGTTCGAGAGGGTGGTCGGATCCAAGGACTCGGAGTCGCTGTACATGATCAACCCTGATGGATCCGGCGGGGCTGAGCTGAGCATCTTCCTCGTGAGGTTGAAGTGA